A stretch of the Planktothricoides raciborskii GIHE-MW2 genome encodes the following:
- a CDS encoding LptF/LptG family permease, with product MTSFSRVNTSINLLGFPLKLTMMDRYIIRELIGPFLFGIGAFCSVGVSVDTLFELIRQVTEKGLAWEIAIEVFLLKLPEFLVLAFPMSMLLATLMAYSRLSADSELVALRSCGVSVYRLVFPAMMVSLLVTAMTFAFNEAIVPVANYQASTTLERALKREKLPFQDRNIIHTEFERVTQADGQRVNVMKRLFYAEQFDGKDMKKLTILDRSEQGLTQIVSAELAQWNFSQNSWDFFNGTIYLIAPDGSYRNIIRFDRQQLQLPRTPLDLAQRGRDYGEMNIAQAKERLAILRQGADEDEIRKMEVRIQQKYALPFVCVVFALVGSTLGIRPRRVSKATSFGISILIVFGYYLLAFLTNALGQIQILSPVLAAWLPSGIGLTIGGVLLVRASR from the coding sequence ATGACATCTTTTAGTCGTGTGAATACGTCTATAAATCTGCTCGGGTTTCCTTTAAAGCTGACGATGATGGATCGATATATCATCCGAGAACTTATCGGTCCATTTCTGTTTGGAATTGGCGCGTTTTGTTCCGTAGGAGTATCCGTTGACACTTTATTTGAACTGATTCGCCAGGTGACAGAGAAAGGTCTGGCATGGGAAATCGCCATCGAAGTTTTTTTGTTGAAACTTCCAGAATTTTTAGTGTTAGCCTTTCCCATGTCAATGTTGCTGGCAACTTTAATGGCTTACAGTCGATTGTCGGCGGATAGCGAGTTAGTAGCCTTACGCAGTTGTGGGGTAAGTGTTTATCGGTTAGTCTTCCCGGCTATGATGGTGAGTTTATTGGTGACTGCCATGACCTTTGCCTTTAACGAGGCGATCGTTCCCGTAGCCAACTACCAAGCTTCAACTACCTTAGAAAGAGCCTTGAAACGAGAAAAACTACCGTTTCAAGACCGTAATATTATCCACACAGAATTTGAAAGAGTTACCCAAGCCGACGGCCAAAGAGTCAACGTGATGAAACGCTTGTTCTATGCCGAACAGTTTGATGGGAAAGATATGAAAAAATTAACGATTTTGGACAGATCCGAGCAAGGTCTGACGCAAATCGTTTCCGCTGAATTAGCCCAATGGAATTTTTCCCAAAATAGCTGGGATTTTTTCAATGGCACCATTTATTTAATTGCCCCCGATGGTTCCTATCGCAATATTATTCGCTTCGATCGCCAACAACTCCAACTCCCTCGCACTCCTTTAGATTTAGCCCAAAGAGGTCGAGATTATGGAGAAATGAATATTGCTCAAGCAAAAGAACGCTTGGCAATTCTGCGTCAGGGTGCAGATGAGGATGAAATTCGCAAAATGGAGGTACGGATTCAACAAAAATATGCCTTACCTTTTGTTTGTGTCGTTTTTGCTTTGGTCGGTTCAACTCTCGGTATCCGCCCCAGACGGGTCAGCAAAGCCACCAGCTTTGGCATTAGTATCTTGATTGTGTTTGGATATTATTTATTAGCATTTTTAACCAATGCTTTGGGACAAATTCAAATTTTATCTCCGGTTTTGGCCGCTTGGTTGCCCAGTGGAATTGGTTTGACCATTGGCGGAGTTTTGTTAGTCCGGGCTTCTCGTTAA
- the lptB gene encoding LPS export ABC transporter ATP-binding protein — translation MNIHLENIYKIYGKRVVVKRVNLTLDQGEIVGLLGPNGSGKTTTFYIATGLEKPNQGHVWLNELEITQLSIDQRANLGIAYLAQEASIFRHLTTRQNILLVLEQSKIPKHEWSDRLHQLLREFRLEKVSSTLGIQLSGGERRRAELARALGMGVTGPKFLLLDEPFAGVDPIAVSEIQLMIAKLRQKNIGILITDHNVRETLAITDRAYIMRDGEIIASGTPEELYNNPLVRQYYLGEQFKL, via the coding sequence GTGAACATCCATCTGGAAAACATCTATAAAATCTATGGTAAGCGGGTAGTCGTCAAGCGCGTGAACCTAACCTTAGATCAAGGAGAGATTGTCGGATTACTCGGCCCAAATGGATCGGGAAAAACGACCACTTTTTACATTGCAACTGGGTTAGAAAAACCAAATCAAGGCCATGTTTGGCTGAATGAGTTAGAAATTACCCAATTATCCATCGATCAAAGAGCCAATTTAGGGATTGCTTATCTCGCTCAAGAGGCGAGTATTTTTCGCCACCTGACTACACGACAAAATATTCTTTTAGTCCTAGAGCAAAGCAAGATTCCTAAACATGAATGGAGCGATCGCCTACATCAACTGCTCCGTGAATTCCGCCTAGAAAAAGTATCATCAACTTTAGGAATTCAACTCTCAGGAGGTGAACGACGGCGAGCCGAATTGGCGAGAGCTTTAGGGATGGGGGTCACCGGGCCAAAATTTCTTTTGTTAGATGAACCCTTTGCGGGAGTCGATCCAATTGCCGTATCAGAAATTCAGCTTATGATTGCTAAATTGCGTCAGAAAAATATCGGCATCTTAATCACGGATCACAATGTCCGTGAGACTTTGGCGATTACTGACCGGGCTTACATTATGAGAGATGGAGAAATCATCGCTTCGGGAACCCCTGAAGAACTTTATAATAATCCTTTGGTTCGACAATATTATTTAGGAGAGCAATTTAAACTTTAA
- a CDS encoding LptA/OstA family protein: MMHSVRKSSFLVQCGLGLILPIALAGAIATPTYTQIANANQAANAQSLSVRSDIQEADAKTGIVTARGNVQINYPARQMQGTAAQAQYFSRERRIVLTGNAYILQQGNSLRAETITYLIDEGRFIAVPEKNQQVESIYLIPDPNASNQSSAPNIPR; this comes from the coding sequence ATGATGCATTCTGTGAGAAAATCTTCATTTTTAGTTCAGTGTGGATTGGGATTAATTCTGCCGATCGCCCTAGCTGGGGCGATCGCCACTCCCACTTATACTCAAATCGCCAACGCGAACCAAGCGGCGAACGCACAATCTTTAAGTGTTCGTTCAGACATTCAAGAGGCGGATGCGAAAACCGGAATAGTCACCGCTCGTGGTAACGTGCAAATTAACTATCCCGCCCGACAAATGCAAGGGACTGCTGCTCAAGCTCAGTATTTTAGTCGCGAACGTCGGATTGTTTTGACGGGAAATGCCTATATTCTGCAACAAGGGAATAGTTTACGAGCCGAAACCATTACTTATTTAATTGATGAGGGGAGATTTATTGCGGTTCCAGAAAAAAACCAGCAAGTAGAATCTATTTATTTGATTCCTGACCCAAACGCATCGAATCAATCATCGGCGCCGAATATTCCTCGCTAG
- a CDS encoding DUF309 domain-containing protein has protein sequence MSNSIPPEFWQAVEQFNQQDFYACHDTLESLWMEASEPDKKFYQGILQIAVALYHLSNHNWKGAAILLGEGMSRLRSYQPTYFEINVAEILQISSQILQKLQEVGPENVVKLTDQLFGNMPENSMPDNPGLSLPKISQINR, from the coding sequence ATGTCAAATTCAATACCCCCAGAGTTTTGGCAAGCAGTCGAACAATTTAATCAGCAGGATTTCTATGCTTGTCACGATACTTTAGAAAGTTTATGGATGGAAGCATCAGAACCAGACAAAAAATTTTATCAAGGAATTCTGCAAATTGCTGTTGCTTTATATCATTTGAGCAATCATAACTGGAAAGGGGCGGCAATTCTGTTAGGAGAAGGGATGAGCCGTTTAAGAAGTTATCAACCTACTTATTTTGAGATTAATGTAGCGGAAATACTCCAAATAAGTAGCCAAATCTTGCAGAAGCTTCAAGAAGTAGGCCCGGAAAATGTAGTCAAATTAACCGATCAATTGTTTGGCAATATGCCTGAGAATTCAATGCCGGATAACCCAGGGTTATCTTTGCCCAAAATTAGTCAAATCAACCGTTGA
- a CDS encoding ferredoxin thioredoxin reductase catalytic beta subunit — protein sequence MNPTDSKKLSTEKNLEAMKKFAEQYAQRTGTYFCVDLSVTAVVIEGLAKHKDELGSPLCPCRHYEDKAAEVKATFWNCPCVPMRERKECHCMLFLTPDNDFAGATQEISMAELEAVRNSIA from the coding sequence ATGAACCCAACAGATAGTAAAAAGCTCTCCACCGAAAAAAACCTAGAGGCAATGAAAAAGTTTGCTGAACAGTATGCCCAACGCACCGGAACTTACTTTTGTGTTGATCTTTCCGTGACAGCGGTGGTAATTGAAGGACTGGCGAAACATAAGGATGAATTGGGTTCACCGCTTTGTCCTTGTCGTCATTACGAAGATAAAGCAGCGGAAGTAAAAGCGACTTTTTGGAACTGTCCTTGTGTGCCTATGCGCGAGCGCAAAGAATGCCACTGTATGCTTTTCCTGACCCCCGACAATGATTTTGCTGGGGCGACCCAAGAAATATCAATGGCAGAATTAGAAGCAGTCAGAAATAGTATTGCTTAA
- the moeB gene encoding molybdopterin-synthase adenylyltransferase MoeB codes for MLNPNLDEIQLTKDDYERYSRHLILPEVGVAGQKRLKAASVLCIGTGGLGSPLLLYLAAAGIGRLGIVDFDVVDHSNLQRQVIHGTSWVGKPKISSAKHRIHEINPFCQVDLYNTRISSQNALELISPYDIVVDGTDNFPTRYLVNDACVLLNKPNVYGSIFRFEGQATVFNYQEGPNYRDLYPEPPPPGMVPSCAEGGVLGILPGIIGVIQATETVKIILRQGNTLSGRLLLFNALEMKFRELKLRPNPERPVISKLIDYEQFCGIPQAKAQEDQQKMDIPEMTVVELKQLIDSGADDFVLIDVRNPNEYEIGKIPGSVLVPLPEIENGAGVEKVKELANGHRLIAHCKMGGRSAKALGILKQAGIDGINVKGGINAWSQEVDPSVPQY; via the coding sequence ATGCTTAATCCCAATCTGGATGAAATCCAGTTAACTAAAGACGACTACGAACGTTACTCCCGTCACCTGATTTTGCCGGAAGTCGGCGTTGCCGGACAAAAACGCCTCAAAGCCGCCAGTGTCTTGTGTATTGGCACTGGTGGTCTCGGTTCTCCCCTATTGCTATATTTAGCCGCAGCGGGCATTGGCCGATTGGGGATTGTCGATTTTGATGTGGTCGATCATTCCAACCTGCAACGGCAAGTCATTCACGGCACTTCCTGGGTGGGCAAACCAAAGATTTCTTCCGCCAAACATCGGATTCACGAAATTAACCCATTTTGCCAAGTCGATCTATACAATACCCGCATCAGTTCTCAGAATGCTCTGGAATTGATTTCTCCCTATGACATAGTAGTTGATGGCACGGATAATTTCCCTACCCGATACCTGGTTAACGATGCTTGCGTCTTACTGAATAAACCTAATGTTTACGGTTCTATTTTCCGGTTTGAAGGACAAGCCACGGTGTTTAATTACCAAGAAGGCCCCAACTACCGAGACCTCTATCCCGAACCCCCACCGCCGGGAATGGTGCCTTCTTGTGCGGAAGGCGGTGTTTTAGGGATTTTGCCGGGAATTATTGGCGTAATTCAGGCGACGGAAACCGTAAAAATTATTCTTCGCCAGGGAAATACCCTCAGTGGTCGCCTACTATTATTTAATGCACTGGAAATGAAGTTCCGGGAATTGAAACTGCGACCCAATCCAGAACGTCCCGTGATTTCTAAACTGATTGACTACGAACAATTCTGTGGCATTCCTCAAGCCAAAGCCCAGGAGGATCAACAAAAAATGGATATTCCCGAAATGACCGTTGTCGAGCTTAAGCAGCTTATTGATAGTGGTGCTGATGATTTTGTGCTGATTGATGTCCGCAACCCCAATGAATATGAAATTGGCAAGATTCCCGGTTCGGTGTTGGTGCCATTACCGGAGATTGAAAATGGCGCCGGGGTGGAAAAGGTTAAAGAATTAGCCAATGGTCATCGGTTGATTGCTCACTGCAAGATGGGTGGGCGATCGGCCAAGGCTTTGGGCATTCTGAAACAAGCCGGAATTGATGGAATTAATGTCAAAGGTGGGATTAATGCTTGGAGTCAAGAAGTTGACCCCTCTGTCCCACAATATTAA
- a CDS encoding tetratricopeptide repeat protein — MLRQIWQWLVKQFRRFFGRSQKSPIVEAPPPREVKPLSDPEYEHFFMQLLEGVNGDWQDAEVTRFFQVLSDRATKQQWLDWLRRFAQRLESATNANHELGRRLRRLGELGKGEIYQAAQQLGDRLLEMDPVAGTGLPKPHDVEGWFAYGKEKMDQEKNSEALAAYDQVIKLDPNHYRAWINRGNILTNLGQLEKAIASYDRALEIKPDAELAWSNRGDAFYDLERYEEAIASWDKALEIDPNDGETWYNKALALAVNLGRLEESLFCWEKSLALNQTDPLSWCNYGIALAGLNRWEEAIGCWDKATELNPDLREAWINKGKALEKLGRYTEAIEANNRAIAIGSGNFGNFSP; from the coding sequence ATGCTGAGGCAAATTTGGCAATGGCTGGTTAAGCAATTTCGCCGGTTTTTCGGCAGATCCCAGAAGTCGCCCATTGTTGAAGCGCCACCCCCACGGGAAGTTAAACCCCTCAGCGATCCAGAGTATGAACATTTTTTTATGCAGTTACTCGAAGGGGTCAATGGCGATTGGCAGGACGCCGAGGTGACGCGGTTTTTTCAAGTTTTGAGCGATCGCGCTACTAAACAGCAATGGTTGGACTGGTTGAGACGTTTTGCCCAGCGACTAGAGTCCGCCACCAATGCCAACCATGAACTTGGTCGGAGACTGCGGCGCTTGGGGGAATTGGGCAAAGGAGAAATTTATCAAGCAGCCCAACAACTAGGCGATCGCCTCCTAGAAATGGATCCGGTGGCGGGAACTGGGCTGCCGAAACCGCATGATGTGGAGGGTTGGTTTGCTTATGGCAAAGAAAAAATGGATCAAGAGAAAAACTCAGAAGCCCTGGCTGCTTATGACCAGGTAATTAAACTCGATCCTAACCATTATCGGGCTTGGATTAATCGGGGAAATATTCTGACTAATTTAGGGCAGTTGGAAAAGGCGATCGCCTCTTACGATCGAGCCCTAGAAATTAAACCAGATGCAGAACTAGCTTGGAGTAATCGGGGCGATGCTTTCTATGATTTAGAACGTTATGAAGAGGCGATCGCTTCTTGGGATAAAGCCCTAGAAATTGACCCCAATGATGGCGAAACTTGGTATAATAAAGCATTAGCTTTAGCGGTTAATCTAGGCCGGTTAGAAGAGTCTTTATTCTGCTGGGAAAAATCTTTAGCATTGAATCAGACAGATCCGCTTTCTTGGTGTAATTATGGCATCGCTTTAGCGGGATTAAATCGATGGGAGGAGGCGATCGGCTGTTGGGACAAAGCCACAGAATTAAACCCAGATTTACGAGAAGCTTGGATTAATAAAGGTAAAGCATTAGAAAAATTGGGCCGATACACCGAAGCCATTGAAGCCAATAATCGTGCGATCGCCATTGGCTCTGGTAATTTCGGTAATTTCTCCCCATAA
- a CDS encoding FtsW/RodA/SpoVE family cell cycle protein produces MDLRLLIPIFDPSVPDWALSARLLRWLTFLWLFIGLAVLFSASYPTANDEFGDGFYYLKRQLIWVMVGLVGFNLVVYSPLRYLLGVSNWAIFLLLGAIVLTLVPGLGTTVNGATRWLSIGPVPIQPSELIKPFLVLQSALVFGRWDRLSWPDRLRWLGIFSAILLGILLQPNLSTTALCGMSIWLIALAAGLPYKYLGGTALSGICLALLSITFKEYQRRRVMSFLNPWNDWFGDGYQLIQSLLAVGSGGIWGNGFGMSQQKLLYLPIQFTDFIFAVFAEEFGFVGSLVMFLMLASYATLGLWVALSAPTLVYQLIAIGSTVVMVGQSLLNIGVATGALPTTGLPLPLFSYGGSSMIASLMIAGLLIRVARESSSAQVIPMGDRVL; encoded by the coding sequence TTGGATCTCCGTCTTCTTATTCCGATTTTCGATCCCTCCGTACCAGACTGGGCATTATCAGCACGATTATTACGCTGGTTAACTTTTTTGTGGCTATTCATCGGCTTGGCGGTGTTATTTTCTGCCTCCTATCCCACAGCCAATGATGAGTTTGGCGATGGATTTTACTATTTAAAAAGACAACTGATCTGGGTAATGGTCGGTTTGGTCGGCTTTAATTTAGTGGTCTATTCTCCACTGCGTTATCTGCTGGGAGTCTCCAATTGGGCAATTTTTTTGCTCCTCGGCGCGATCGTCTTAACCTTAGTTCCCGGCTTGGGGACGACCGTCAATGGCGCAACCCGCTGGCTTTCCATTGGCCCAGTGCCGATTCAGCCCTCAGAACTGATTAAACCATTTTTAGTCCTGCAAAGTGCCCTAGTTTTTGGCCGTTGGGACCGTTTATCTTGGCCAGATCGCCTGCGATGGCTGGGCATTTTCTCCGCTATTTTATTGGGAATTTTGCTCCAGCCCAACCTGAGCACCACTGCCCTCTGTGGTATGAGCATCTGGTTAATCGCCTTAGCCGCTGGTTTACCCTACAAATATTTAGGCGGAACTGCCCTGAGTGGCATCTGCCTCGCCCTCTTAAGTATTACGTTTAAAGAATACCAACGACGGCGGGTGATGTCGTTTCTCAATCCTTGGAACGATTGGTTTGGCGATGGCTACCAACTGATTCAAAGTTTACTGGCGGTCGGTTCGGGTGGCATTTGGGGCAATGGCTTTGGTATGTCCCAACAAAAACTGCTCTATTTGCCGATTCAATTTACCGATTTTATTTTCGCCGTTTTTGCCGAAGAATTCGGATTTGTGGGTTCTCTGGTGATGTTTTTAATGTTAGCTAGTTATGCCACCTTGGGATTATGGGTCGCCCTTTCTGCCCCGACTTTGGTCTATCAGTTAATTGCTATTGGCTCTACGGTTGTGATGGTGGGGCAATCTTTACTGAATATTGGCGTGGCTACCGGCGCCCTGCCCACCACGGGATTACCGTTACCTCTCTTTAGTTATGGTGGCAGTTCCATGATTGCTAGTTTAATGATTGCCGGGTTGTTAATTCGGGTAGCCCGTGAAAGTAGTAGCGCTCAAGTCATCCCCATGGGCGATCGCGTGCTTTAA
- a CDS encoding NAD(P)H-quinone oxidoreductase subunit 4, whose translation MVVFPWISAIILLPIVASLAIPVIPDKEGKTLRWYALGVGLVDFYFAIYAFWQNFHLNDPSYQLVESYAWMPQIGLNWSVAVDGISMPLILLTGLVNVLAIWASWNVTKKPRLFYFLMLALYSAQIGVFAAQDILMFFIIWELELVPVYLLISIWGGPKRQYAATKFILYTALASIFILIGGLAMAFSGDTVTFDMSAIAAKHFPVTFELLVYAGFLIAFGVKLPIFPLHTWLPDAHGEASAPVSMILAGVLLKMGGYGLIRMNIEMLPNAHLYFAPALAILGVVNIVYGALNAFAQDNLKRRLACSSISHMGFVLLGIAAMTELGISGAVLQMLSHGLIAAALFFLSGVTYERTHTLAMAKMSGMAKSMPKVFALFTAASMASLALPGMSGFVGELTVFLGIASSDIYTTSFKLVVILLAAVGLILTPIYLLSMLRVVFYGKDMSKDINALEIETWMDAKPREVLITVCLLLPIIGIGLYPKLVTQTYDVKTTQVAEEIRQTMPVFAGQQERLFSGGFVTPKLSQSDTVIQVGQDA comes from the coding sequence ATGGTAGTCTTTCCCTGGATCAGCGCCATCATTCTATTGCCCATTGTGGCTTCCCTGGCCATTCCTGTGATTCCCGACAAAGAGGGCAAAACTCTCCGCTGGTATGCTCTCGGCGTTGGATTGGTCGATTTTTATTTCGCTATTTATGCCTTTTGGCAAAATTTCCACCTGAATGACCCCAGCTATCAATTGGTGGAAAGCTATGCCTGGATGCCGCAAATTGGCTTAAATTGGTCTGTGGCGGTGGATGGCATCTCTATGCCACTGATTTTGCTGACAGGTTTGGTGAATGTGTTGGCAATTTGGGCATCTTGGAACGTCACCAAGAAACCGAGATTATTTTATTTCCTGATGCTGGCACTCTACAGCGCCCAAATTGGGGTATTTGCTGCCCAAGATATCCTGATGTTCTTCATTATTTGGGAACTGGAACTGGTGCCGGTTTACTTGCTGATTTCTATTTGGGGTGGGCCAAAGCGCCAATATGCCGCGACCAAGTTTATCCTTTACACCGCATTAGCCTCAATCTTTATTTTGATCGGCGGTTTGGCAATGGCATTTTCTGGGGATACCGTCACCTTTGATATGAGCGCGATCGCCGCCAAGCATTTCCCCGTTACCTTTGAACTGCTGGTTTATGCCGGTTTCCTGATTGCCTTCGGGGTCAAACTGCCCATCTTCCCCTTGCATACTTGGTTGCCCGATGCTCATGGGGAAGCTTCCGCCCCAGTCTCGATGATCCTGGCGGGAGTTTTGTTAAAAATGGGCGGCTATGGACTGATTCGGATGAACATCGAAATGCTACCGAATGCTCATCTTTACTTCGCCCCCGCCCTGGCGATTTTAGGTGTGGTGAATATTGTCTACGGTGCCTTGAATGCTTTTGCTCAAGATAACCTCAAGCGTCGTCTGGCTTGTTCTTCCATTTCCCACATGGGCTTTGTGTTATTAGGAATTGCCGCCATGACGGAATTAGGTATCAGTGGGGCGGTCTTACAAATGTTGTCTCACGGTTTAATTGCCGCTGCCTTATTCTTCCTCTCTGGTGTCACCTACGAACGCACCCATACTTTAGCAATGGCAAAAATGAGTGGAATGGCCAAGTCCATGCCAAAAGTTTTCGCCCTCTTCACTGCCGCTTCAATGGCTTCTTTAGCCTTGCCGGGAATGAGTGGATTTGTGGGTGAATTAACGGTATTTTTAGGAATTGCCAGCAGCGATATTTATACCACCTCATTTAAATTAGTGGTGATTCTGTTAGCGGCTGTTGGTTTAATTTTGACGCCGATTTATTTACTTTCCATGCTGCGGGTCGTCTTCTATGGCAAAGATATGAGTAAAGATATCAATGCTTTAGAAATAGAGACTTGGATGGATGCCAAACCACGGGAAGTTTTGATTACGGTTTGTTTGTTGTTGCCCATCATTGGCATTGGTTTGTATCCCAAGCTGGTGACACAAACTTATGATGTGAAAACCACGCAAGTGGCTGAGGAAATTCGCCAAACTATGCCAGTGTTTGCGGGACAACAAGAACGGTTGTTTTCTGGTGGTTTTGTCACCCCCAAACTGTCTCAGTCTGATACGGTGATTCAAGTGGGACAAGATGCCTAG